Within the Cicer arietinum cultivar CDC Frontier isolate Library 1 unplaced genomic scaffold, Cicar.CDCFrontier_v2.0 Ca_scaffold_2218_v2.0, whole genome shotgun sequence genome, the region GGTCATTGGTGGTTAAttgttgaaaaagaaaaaattcgTGTTGGATATTGGCCTAAGACATTGTTTACTCACTTAAGCAATGGAGCATCATTGATTAGATTTGGCGGTGAAACTTATGCTCCACCTAATATGGATAATCCCCCAATGGGTAGTGGGAGACTTCCTCAAGAAAGATTTAAATACTCAGGTTTCATGGGAAACCTTGATATCATTgattcaaaatataatgaattcGATATTAAACCTaaggaaattaaaaaatatagtgatGCCAATTCAAAGTGTTATGACTTGCTATACAATGGCGAGTATCAAGGATCCTACTATCGACAAGCTTTTCTTTATGGCGGGCCAGGTGGATCATCATGTGGTATATGATGTATTCACAACTTTAGTAAATAAAAGGCctaaaaatactatttaataaaaatttacttCATATAATGGTGTCTTCTTTGAAATAATTCATTCACTTTTTATTCCAATGGTTAATTCATAATGATCGTAAAAATTACCTTACATGTGGTCAGAGATAAATTATTCTCATGTActtaattatcaaaaaataaaattttaaaatatatttatcaaaaaatatattttttaaaattacaacgTTCTCAATAGAATGTCTAAAACGGCCATAAGAAATAATTATCCATGTTTTTGAGAGGTGcataaaaggaaggaaaaagaaaataggGTGCAAAAATGAAACCCATTCTATCTAAAACagttaaattagtttttatggGCCGAAATAAACAATTGAGCCCATTCCAAAATCGAAGTCCTTCAGGAAGTAGCAACCACCGGTCCGAACAATCTTCATCTTCCAACTCTGAAATGACGACGggttcatcaacttcttcaaTAATGGACAATCTCTTCCAACGCACTCTCGACGATCTCATCAAATCCATGCGTCTTCAACTACTTAACGAATCAACCTTTGGAACCTAGGTTAGGGAAGAGGGTTTTGATTAAGGAGATCGGGAGCGAAATCGCTTGTTTTTGAGTGTGTGAGGACTGTGATAACTAGTTTGAGTGATCATGAGTCTGCTGTTAAGTTGGCAGTTTCAAAAATTAGGGAGTTGTTGGTTGATCAGGATCCCAATCTTAGGTATCTTGGTTTGCACGCGTCAGAATGAGGACACTGGGGGAAAGAAATATACTCAAGTTTCAGCTGTTATAAAATCTAATGATGGAAGAGTTGCTGTTCCAGATGGATTAGTTCTTAAAGAGAATCTTGACGACTTAAAATCAATATGCGGTGATGGTGATATTGAGCAAACTTCATCAAGCAGGAGGTTCTCAATTTGGCACTACTTTGGACGCTTCTTCATCTAATATTCTGAAAAATGACGATTCAGGGCCGTCAAATGAATCTACATCCTTGCTTGAACACCAATTTCAAACAAAAGGCCAGAACCAAGGGATGATTCTCTTTCTGGTGCCATAAAAGATGTTCTTTATTGAAACTTCTGTCATTTCATTTTAGACTTGCTTCTTGAAATGTCTCTTTTTAATATTCTGTATCATtaagatcaaaatttaaatgctTTTGAACAATTCTGTATAATGATCTTGGTGTTTATGATCAAATATAGAGTTGAAGGAGATGGATGAAAATAGAGTATCCCATTACAAAAATCTTGATATTAgagtaaataattgaaaaatcatAAATGCTCCCATTACAAGTCTTAAAACAAACTAATGGTTGATTACCACACTAACTCTCATTACAAGTCTTAAACCAGTCCACcattacaaataattttattcagaTTACCACACTAACTCCCATTAAAACTCTTAAAACAAACTAAGCAATAATTATTTGTCTACATATTGAACAAACTTTATGGCGTGCTCCTATTAGATATGTGGATACACAATCCTTGTGAAATACATGTCCACATGGTAAGCTGTacaatatgttattattttcaaaatcttccATACATATTGTACAGTCTATTTGATTAAATGTGGTGTGCATAGATGAATTGTACAAAATTTCATCTAGAAACTCATCCATACTCGCCATAATTTGTACTGCT harbors:
- the LOC101504488 gene encoding protein neprosin-like, coding for IDTNMQADGHLKTGCYTHTCPGFVQVNPNKKFALGAAQSPVSSIGSETKWLLNVKIKQDQFTGHWWLIVEKEKIRVGYWPKTLFTHLSNGASLIRFGGETYAPPNMDNPPMGSGRLPQERFKYSGFMGNLDIIDSKYNEFDIKPKEIKKYSDANSKCYDLLYNGEYQGSYYRQAFLYGGPGGSSCGI